Proteins encoded within one genomic window of Bacteroides sedimenti:
- a CDS encoding ABC transporter permease: protein MKQFLSFVTKEFYHIARDKRTILILLGIPIVQIILFGFAITTEVKDIRMAVFDPSKDEVTQKIIDKLDANEYINVVSVIDHPEDIESAFRKGKADIAVIFNQHFSDNYRHTGEASVQLITDGTDPNTASILTGYVTNILMAAQQEINVQYKSPLSITPEVKLLYNPGMKGAYNFVPGVMGLILMLICAMMTSISIVREKEMGTMEVLLVSPMKPIYIIVAKAIPYLVLSCINIITILLLSVYVLNVPVAGSLTLLFGISLLFILVSLTIGLLISTIVKTQVAAMLASGMVLMLPTILLSGMIYPTENMPFLLECITHIIPAKWYIICVKKIMVEGLGFTFVLKEVGILLVMATVLLIISLKKFNDRLE, encoded by the coding sequence ATGAAGCAGTTTTTATCATTTGTAACAAAAGAGTTTTATCATATCGCACGCGACAAACGCACCATCCTGATACTTCTAGGTATACCTATTGTGCAGATAATTCTATTCGGATTTGCCATCACTACCGAAGTTAAAGATATCCGTATGGCAGTATTCGATCCATCAAAGGATGAGGTCACACAAAAAATAATAGATAAACTGGACGCCAATGAATATATAAATGTGGTCAGTGTGATAGACCATCCGGAGGACATAGAATCTGCATTCCGGAAAGGAAAGGCTGATATTGCTGTAATTTTTAACCAGCATTTCAGTGACAATTATCGCCATACGGGAGAAGCTTCCGTGCAACTAATTACTGACGGCACTGATCCTAACACCGCCTCTATCTTAACGGGTTATGTAACAAATATCCTAATGGCTGCCCAACAAGAAATAAACGTTCAGTATAAGTCGCCGCTTTCAATTACCCCGGAAGTTAAGTTATTATATAATCCGGGAATGAAGGGAGCGTACAACTTTGTGCCAGGTGTAATGGGGCTTATCCTTATGCTTATTTGTGCCATGATGACCTCTATCTCAATAGTAAGAGAAAAAGAGATGGGAACAATGGAGGTTCTATTGGTATCGCCCATGAAGCCGATTTATATTATTGTGGCAAAAGCAATTCCATACCTGGTACTTTCGTGCATTAATATTATCACCATACTCTTATTATCAGTGTATGTATTGAATGTACCGGTAGCGGGAAGTCTTACCCTGCTCTTTGGGATATCTCTTCTCTTCATTCTGGTATCACTCACCATTGGATTATTAATATCTACAATAGTCAAGACTCAGGTAGCAGCTATGCTTGCCTCGGGTATGGTTTTGATGCTTCCAACCATTCTGCTTTCAGGTATGATTTATCCAACAGAAAACATGCCGTTTCTTTTGGAATGCATAACCCACATCATTCCAGCAAAATGGTATATTATATGTGTTAAGAAAATTATGGTTGAAGGACTTGGCTTCACATTCGTACTGAAAGAAGTTGGTATTCTTTTAGTAATGGCTACCGTTTTACTAATAATAAGCCTCAAGAAGTTTAACGACAGACTGGAATAG
- a CDS encoding ABC transporter permease, which produces MIKYLIEKEFKQIFRNSFIPRLIIAYPIFMMLILPWAADLEIKNINLYIVDNNHSQYSRQLTQKAAASDYFRLTDVSSSYDEAIKSVERGDADIIMEIPANFEQDLIKSGNTKLLISANAVNGTKGGLGSSYLSSMITDFTADIKDKWIQPQKKEAITPSIKIETQYRFNPHLDYKAFMIPALMVMLLTILCGFLPALNIVGEKEKGTIEQINVTPVKKFTFIIAKIIPYWIIGFMVITICFGLAALVYGLMPIGHLSTIYLIVLLYVLTISGFGLVISNYSDTMQQAMFVMWFFVLILMLLSGLFTPINSMPHWAQIITDFNPLKYFVQVMRAVYLKGSGIMDLIPQISALMIFMVLINSWAVVSYRKKS; this is translated from the coding sequence ATGATAAAATATTTAATAGAAAAAGAATTCAAGCAGATATTCCGAAACAGTTTTATTCCCAGATTAATTATTGCTTATCCAATTTTTATGATGCTGATTCTTCCATGGGCAGCCGATCTGGAGATAAAGAATATCAATCTTTACATTGTGGACAATAACCACAGCCAGTATTCAAGGCAACTAACCCAGAAAGCTGCTGCATCAGATTATTTCAGACTAACGGATGTTTCATCTTCTTATGATGAAGCCATAAAAAGTGTGGAAAGAGGAGATGCAGACATCATTATGGAAATTCCGGCTAATTTTGAACAGGATTTGATTAAAAGTGGAAATACTAAATTGTTGATTTCTGCCAATGCAGTAAATGGAACAAAAGGAGGATTAGGTAGTTCGTATCTCTCGAGTATGATAACAGACTTCACTGCAGATATTAAAGATAAATGGATACAGCCTCAAAAAAAGGAAGCCATCACTCCTTCTATTAAAATAGAGACACAGTATCGCTTTAATCCGCACCTCGACTACAAAGCATTCATGATTCCGGCACTGATGGTGATGTTGCTCACTATTTTATGTGGATTTTTGCCAGCCCTTAATATTGTTGGCGAAAAGGAGAAAGGGACCATTGAACAAATTAATGTAACTCCGGTAAAGAAATTCACGTTTATCATAGCCAAAATTATTCCTTATTGGATAATCGGATTCATGGTTATTACAATTTGTTTCGGATTGGCAGCACTTGTCTACGGTCTGATGCCGATTGGACATCTAAGCACCATCTATCTGATTGTTTTGCTATATGTATTAACTATATCCGGATTTGGACTGGTTATTTCCAACTATTCTGATACGATGCAACAGGCCATGTTTGTAATGTGGTTTTTCGTTCTGATTCTAATGCTGTTAAGCGGGCTATTTACCCCCATCAATAGCATGCCTCACTGGGCACAGATTATTACCGATTTCAATCCGCTCAAATATTTTGTTCAGGTAATGCGGGCTGTATACCTCAAAGGCAGTGGCATTATGGATCTTATTCCTCAGATTTCTGCACTGATGATATTCATGGTATTGATTAATTCATGGGCTGTTGTTAGTTACAGAAAAAAATCTTAA
- a CDS encoding AraC family transcriptional regulator encodes MNLNSITAKPAAFNAGFASNSFNGKMIKEDIMLYFLQNIILDKYYKSTNKIGIIEVRKGTLEVKINNQQYSLSHGSIAYIPSNASFSMKSADSMLEGYIMILSDFFVESVQTPFLINLGTPFVIHNQDSANSLQNKFDQIFVLIKDEISNKEHIFQREKLSNLVSIFFIDILNAFAKQHSVSENLYADGKTTRGMKLTKDFINLVKLHSHNQRQINFYADKLCITPKYLSKLIKETSGISANEWITSTVIKDAKYLLKISGNSVKEVSNALNFPNQSFFGKYFKKKVGISPRDYQRAGAL; translated from the coding sequence ATGAATTTAAACAGTATAACAGCAAAGCCTGCAGCATTCAATGCAGGCTTTGCATCAAACTCCTTCAACGGCAAGATGATAAAAGAGGATATTATGCTTTATTTTCTGCAAAATATTATCTTAGATAAATATTATAAGTCAACAAACAAGATTGGTATTATAGAAGTACGTAAAGGGACATTAGAGGTAAAAATAAACAACCAGCAATACTCATTATCTCATGGCTCAATAGCTTATATCCCCTCCAATGCGTCTTTCAGTATGAAATCAGCTGATTCCATGCTTGAAGGATATATCATGATCTTATCCGACTTTTTCGTTGAATCCGTTCAAACTCCATTCTTAATAAACCTGGGTACTCCTTTTGTTATACATAATCAAGATTCGGCTAATAGTCTGCAAAATAAATTTGATCAGATTTTCGTGCTGATAAAAGATGAAATATCAAACAAAGAGCATATCTTTCAGCGAGAAAAGTTATCAAACCTGGTTTCCATATTCTTTATCGACATCCTGAATGCATTTGCAAAGCAGCACTCTGTATCTGAAAATCTTTATGCTGATGGCAAAACGACAAGAGGAATGAAACTGACCAAGGATTTTATAAATCTGGTAAAGCTTCACTCACACAATCAGAGGCAAATAAATTTCTATGCCGACAAGCTCTGTATAACTCCCAAATATCTGTCAAAGCTGATAAAGGAAACATCGGGAATATCGGCAAACGAATGGATTACCAGCACAGTTATAAAAGACGCGAAATACCTTTTAAAAATTTCAGGAAATAGTGTAAAAGAAGTTTCTAATGCTCTTAATTTTCCTAATCAAAGTTTCTTTGGGAAATATTTCAAAAAGAAAGTAGGTATCTCTCCCAGAGACTATCAAAGAGCTGGCGCTTTATAA
- a CDS encoding ABC transporter permease, which produces MVIKYLIEKEFKQIARNKFLPRLIAIYPIVIIMVLPWAANLEIKNINLCVVDNNHSQYSRQLIHKVVSSGYFRLADVSSSYDEGIKSVEKGRSDIILEIPANFERDLIKEGNARLLISVNSVNGTKGMLGSAYMSYIVSDFSDDIKDRWVEPQHVTNINPKVKIVAQSRFNPHLDYKVFMIPALMVILLTVFCGFLPALNIVIEKEKGTIEQINVTPVSKFSFIIAKLIPHWIIGFFVLSICLALAALAYGLVPNGHLSTIYLLALLYVLIVSGFGQVLSNHSATMQQAMFVMFFFMMIMILLSGLFTPIHSMPHWAQTITIFNPLKYFVQIMRSVYLKGSGLADLGTQILALSIFAVFFNTWAILSYRKKSQ; this is translated from the coding sequence ATGGTAATAAAATATCTTATTGAAAAAGAATTCAAGCAGATAGCACGCAATAAATTTCTGCCACGATTAATAGCCATTTATCCAATCGTCATCATAATGGTACTTCCCTGGGCAGCAAATCTGGAAATTAAGAATATCAATCTTTGTGTTGTAGATAATAATCACAGCCAATATTCCCGGCAATTGATTCATAAAGTAGTTTCATCGGGATACTTCCGGCTGGCGGATGTTTCATCCTCTTATGATGAAGGCATAAAAAGTGTAGAGAAAGGAAGATCGGATATTATTCTGGAGATTCCGGCCAATTTCGAGCGAGACCTTATTAAAGAAGGGAACGCCAGATTGCTTATCTCCGTAAATTCTGTAAATGGAACCAAAGGAATGCTGGGAAGTGCATACATGTCTTATATTGTTTCCGACTTCTCAGATGACATAAAAGATCGGTGGGTAGAGCCCCAACATGTCACTAATATCAATCCCAAGGTTAAGATTGTTGCACAAAGCCGTTTCAATCCTCATCTTGATTACAAGGTATTCATGATTCCGGCACTGATGGTAATACTGCTTACCGTATTCTGCGGTTTTCTTCCTGCCTTGAACATTGTCATTGAAAAAGAGAAAGGAACCATTGAACAGATTAATGTAACTCCAGTAAGCAAATTCTCATTCATCATAGCCAAGCTTATCCCCCACTGGATTATCGGCTTTTTTGTGCTTTCCATTTGTTTGGCACTGGCAGCTCTGGCTTATGGACTTGTTCCAAACGGACATCTTAGCACCATTTATTTACTGGCTTTGCTTTATGTTCTCATTGTCTCCGGATTTGGACAGGTTCTCTCCAACCACTCTGCAACCATGCAGCAAGCCATGTTCGTGATGTTCTTCTTTATGATGATTATGATTTTGTTAAGCGGTCTTTTTACCCCTATTCACAGTATGCCTCATTGGGCCCAAACCATTACCATCTTCAACCCGCTGAAATATTTCGTTCAGATTATGCGGTCGGTCTATCTAAAAGGAAGCGGCCTTGCAGACCTTGGCACCCAGATACTGGCACTTTCCATTTTTGCCGTATTCTTTAATACCTGGGCAATTCTTAGTTACAGAAAGAAGTCGCAGTAA
- a CDS encoding aminotransferase class IV: MRGYLQFLETVKVVDGAFIHPELHLERMRQTVKEFFGTSVQETLFQELVVPEAMSQGNVKCRILYGASVEEVEFQPYTPKRIGSLKLVDGTGIDYSHKYANRSCLTRLLQEKGECDDVLIVRSGLITDTSYSNVVLSDEKGYYTPNSYLLNGTCRQRLLAEGKVVPMEITVNNLASFEKLYLINAMLGIEDEITIPVANIQF, from the coding sequence ATGAGGGGTTATCTGCAATTTTTAGAAACAGTCAAAGTAGTTGACGGTGCATTTATTCATCCTGAACTTCATTTGGAGAGAATGAGGCAGACCGTGAAGGAATTCTTTGGTACATCAGTTCAGGAGACTCTTTTTCAGGAACTGGTTGTTCCCGAAGCAATGAGCCAGGGAAATGTGAAATGCCGTATTCTTTACGGTGCCTCAGTGGAGGAGGTCGAATTTCAACCTTATACACCCAAACGGATTGGTTCATTAAAACTGGTGGATGGAACCGGCATTGATTATTCGCATAAGTATGCCAACAGAAGCTGCCTGACAAGATTGCTTCAGGAAAAAGGGGAGTGTGATGATGTGTTGATTGTCCGCAGCGGACTGATAACCGATACAAGCTACAGCAACGTGGTGCTGAGTGATGAAAAAGGTTATTATACACCGAATTCTTATTTGCTGAACGGCACCTGTCGTCAGCGATTACTGGCCGAAGGCAAAGTGGTTCCCATGGAGATAACAGTAAACAACCTCGCCTCTTTTGAAAAGCTGTATCTGATAAATGCCATGCTTGGAATTGAAGATGAAATAACCATTCCGGTAGCTAACATTCAGTTCTGA